The stretch of DNA CTTTGGTACCCAAGATAATGGACAGCCAACCCTAGATTATCCCCAAGTGGATTAAATATTTGGGGATTAACTAAGCAAAATTAAAATCGCAGATGCAGCTGGCTTCCCTACCCCATCCTTCACTGATTCTCTCTCAAGGAATAAGGCTAACTTCACCCCAAGCAAACATTAGGAATGCCAATCTCCAGCTGGGATAGACACAGCCGAAGCTACCACCTTGTTATAAAGCCAAACTAAAGTAGCTGTTGGCTTCCCCGTTCAATTGACCCTTTGTGGCTGGAGTCCCCAggcttttctgtgtgtgagtcCCAGTCTGGGCCAACCAGAACTTCAGACAGCACAGAACACAAAAGAGGCTGGTCACGTGACTCGGGAGAGCAGAGAATGGGCTGAGGGAGACTGACCTTAAAGGGGACACCCAGAACCTGAGACTCAGAAGACAGGGAGTCAACAGAAGGGCCCTGaaagggagccagccagccagcagcacAGTATGACTGCCTACTGGCTTGAAGTGCCTCCTGTGCCCACAACCAAGGCTCACAGTCTGCTGCGATTAGGAGGCATGCTATCACCACCTGCCATGGAGCCTACCAGCTTAATGCTTACCCCACCACACTTTCTAAAACTTTCAGTCCCGAGTGGGGCAGCGGGAGGATAGGACCCCAAGAACACTAATGCACACCCCTAACCTTAGGAGGCCTTAGCAGTCTGGAAGCCATAGGGGGCATCTTGAGAAGCCAGGAAAAATCTAAGAGTAACACATGAAAGTCCAGTTCCACTGGCCTTAGCTGCTTTGTTTTGAGTgtacccctccacccccactcatCGTTATCTGACCAGCCTCAGATACGGGGTCACCAAAAGCAATGGGATAGGGCTAAGACACTCCAGCCTCTCAGCTCTggctgaattccaggccaggacAATGGCTGGGGCATGTGAACCAGTTAAGGAGACTCAAGCCTGAGGCTCCCTGCCCCTTACCTTCAAAAGGCTTTTCTATCAGTCTGAGTAAACAGCCCCTTTTATCCTCTGTGGCTGAGGCAGTCCCTGAAGTTTAACCAACCCTAGAGTGTGACAGCTAGCACACATACCTTGCTGGGTCCTCTTTAGAAGGTTCTGGCTACAGGGTCAGGTCTGTGAGTGTGTGCTTAAGGGCAGAGGCATGGCAGGAGCTGGCTCGTACACCAAGGGACAATGATGCCAGTTGTTATGACAGACCAAGGACAAAACACACAAAGCCTCAAATGTTAGAATGAAAACTTTTATCATCACTCCTGATCTCCCGGCAGAGTCTGCAGGGCTAAGGGACACACCAGAGGGACCTGGGGGAGGGAGTGTCTGTCTGCTCTGTCAGCCCCTACAGCCATGTATCACAATACGAAGCTACTGGTTAGTTGAGTTCTGAGCAGACCAGCTAAAAAAACCTCAGACATGAGCGTAAGTCACTGGGCGGAAATGAAAGCAGGACCTTGCGAGGAGGAAGAGTACAGCACAATGACCCCGCTGAAGCCGGGCCAGAGGCTTCTCCGGAGCGGGAGTGACTCCCAGCGGGGAGGAGGGTGGCCAGAAACCCCAATTAGAAGAAAGTGAGGCCAGGGGAAGGGAAGCACACAGGCTGGGGCTGAGCTCCAGAGTCAGCCAGACAATGTTGCGTGCCCGGGCATCACCTGTCGAGGTAGGGGAGGAGAGACGAGTGTTCAGAAAGAAACTCAGAGGCTCTGGGGGCACTTAGAAAGGTGCTGCTTGCTATCACTATTTGAGAGCTGCAAGCTGGGGAATACTTTAGGACATCTTGGGAAGATGTGGAATGGTGGGCaggaaccatcttgctggcctctccCAAAAGCGAGGGTCTCCAGCCAGCCACCGctctcctccacctctccagAAGGACCCAGGCTAGCCTACAGGCCACTGAGTAAAGGCCCGGCTGCCCTCTGGAGTTGTCCAACCCTGCCTCAGGTATGCTGGTGGGGCTGGGCAGAAGAGAGCATTGCTGGAGTGTGCTGGGCTCAGGTTTTCAATGGCTGGGAAGGACTTTTttagagagagggaaaaggcGGTATCAGGAACTGAATGGGACGACCTCCacaaagcaggctgggcaaaGTCCCATGATGGCAGGTCACTAGGAAGAGGTTCCAGGGGCGGCAGGCCGCTGCTGCTCCCAACCCACACCTGGAAAAAGGGCAGAGAGTGCAGGTTACCCCCCCAGGCCACCGGGCACACCCCCACTGCCCTCTGGGCTCCTCCTCTCCTGCCTGGGGCTGCTCAGCACACTACCTGGGAGTCAGACTGTGCTCTGTGACAACAGAGCCAGAGATGGAGAGGCGGGAAGCAGCAAGGCAAAGACAGATGCCAGCAGGCCTGTCTTGAACCAGCATCCTTGGGAAAGGCTACCTAGCCATGCATCTGTGAGCAATGCTTACTCTATCCCTGGAGCTCTGTCCTACTGTGCACATCCATTCCTTCCTCTGATCTCCTGGAATCTGCCCTTGTCAACAGGTCTTGAAGGCACTTGCCATAGCAGAGGGAGATAACCAAGAAGACAGTCGTGTTATTTTTCATCACACAGAAATGCTCAGAggccaggaaagaaaactcatCTTCTAGGTGCCAGCAGAGCCCCCAGATAGAATTCAAGCAGACAGGAGAAAATCCAGTCCAGATTCCCTACATGATTCCACATTGGAAGAGAATGCCTTGCCTTGCTCTTGATGTTGGCATTGGAGATGGGACCACCCTCTACCTACCTCCAGCCTCGCCTAATGCCATGCTTTCTCCACTGATGGAACCCAAGTTCCCACTCAGCTCGAACCAGGGGAAGGGTTGTTGGCTGGGCCACCAGAAGCCCTTTTGAAATCCCTACAGTTCGTACAGTGCTGGGAACCAGCAGCCAGGCCCAGCAAGGTGTCAGACCCACCAAGACAACACTTGTGCAGTGTGGCCCACCAGCCAAGGAGCTGGCAAAAGCCAGGACAGGAAAGCTAAGCAACAGAATGGAGGCAAAGACTGGAAACCAGAACCAAGTAACCAAGAAAGAGGATCTCAGCCCTGGGGGAAGCAGAGGGGGCTGGGGTATAGAACAAAGGACAGAGGGAGGACAtgggagagacagagtgggaggtgTGTGGAAAGCAGTGGTCAGTCAGCTGGCCCAATACAGCAGCTTGCTCATGGCCAAGGCTGGGAGAACAGCAACATTCTTCCACCCAACTATACCCTGGCCCGATTCCTACCTGACACTTGTGAGGTCGTTCAGAAGTATGCACCTGCTTGATATGTCCGTTCAAGTGATCAGGCCTGAAAAAGAGATCAACAGACTTTAAAAACAAGACATCAAAAGAGATGGGTCAAAACAAACTTGGCcagtctccctctccccccccccctacTCCTAGGGAGGACTCCACCCCAGTAAGACAAAGACAAAGTCACCACCAAGCTTTGGCTCCGAGGGCCCAAGCATCTCAGTCATTTCCCcccctggggggaggggaagcaaATGTTTCCCTCTGATCTAgctaaccccaccccacccaccccacccccaacagaaATTCAATGATTCCTAGGACCTGAGGCAGCAGCTTTAGAATGACACGgggatgccttgcccagcctttctGGGAGGGGGTGTGGGACTCATTGTCCAGACTAAAGCCCCTTAGAAGCTCTGcgttcccctccccccagcctctccCGCCACAGCAGCCAATGAATGCCACCCGGATGGAATTCAGTCCCCAGAGGCCAGGGATGGAGCCTTAAGTCCCCAGCTGGGCTGGCAAGCCAGATGCCCGCCAGAGCAGGTGGGCAGGGGCTGTCTGACCGGTAAGACTGGTTGGAAGTTGGGGCCCCTCTGAGGGAATTCCCTGTCCctaagctcacacacacacaaggtcctCAGGATTCCAGTTAAAACCAGCCTTTTATTCAATACTCTCAaactggaagaagaagaagaagaaaaaaaaaaagcacaaccctctgctcccaggaagtCCTCAGTTCCCAAGAAGGCTCACTAAAAGTTAAAAAGAGGGCCTCTGCCTTTCATTCTGTCCTGAGAACAGACGAGGAGCTGTGGGTTCACTGGATTCTATTGCCACCAGGTCAGAGCGCATCAGCATTCCAGCATTACTGTTGCAAAACAACCCTGAGTAGCCAGCCGGCTTTATGCCTCTCAGTCCTCGGGTCACATGAGGGGCAAAGCTGGAGACTGCTGCTGCAGGTTGGCCTACTCAAACTGTGTGGAGGACCTGGGCCTCGGGAGTGTAAGGAGTCCTAGACGCACTTGTTCAGTCCCTCCCTCCGCAGCCATTCAGGCGGGGAAAGTCGAGGGAGGAGCCCAGCCTCCCGCCCCCAGAGGGGGCCCCACGCCTGGTGCCGGAAACACAAAGGGAACCGGGGGAGAAGAATGGGGAGGCCCAATGGCTCTGGCCTGAGGAATCCGGCCCCTTCCCATAGGCCCCCGGAGGATGAGGACAGTAGTGCCCTGGTGCCGGAGAACTTGCCTGAAGGGACGGATGCAGCTCTTGGCCACACCAAATCAAAACCAGGGGtcttaaaacatttcatttaaacATGGCATGCTCTGTTAAGGTCCAGTGACCCTCCACCCCCACAAGACCCACATCCCCATATCCTGGCAAGGAACTGACTCAAGAGGCATAACTAAGATAGTACCCGgcagagagtgggggagggggccatTCTCACCTGGAGAAGCctttcccacagctctggcagaTGTACGGCTTGCCCACTGACCCATCATGGGACCTCACATGGTAGGACATGCGGTCTTTTCTCTTGAACCGCAGACCACACACCGGGCAGGAGTACGGCTTCTCCCCAGAGTGGGACAGCTTATGCCGGTTGAGATGGTACACATCACGGAAGATCTTGCCACAGATCTCACAAGCCACCTGCTTCCTGGTCCGGCTCCTCTTTCTGGGGCCGTCGGGGTCCTCGGAGATGGGTAACCCATTCTCACCCAGCCTTGGAGGAGGAAGATCGATATAGCCCAACTGGAGGCTAGTGACGCCGTGCTGGGCCTCATGTTGCCGGAGTCGGTTGGCATCAGTGAACACCTTCCCGCACAGGCCACATGGAAGGATGCCTGCTTCTCTCAAGCCCCCTGGAGACCCAAACATGGAGTCCAGCAGATTGGCCTTCCTGGGGCGTCCCCGGCCTCGCTTGCCACTCAGTGGAGGAGCACTGGATGCCACATTGGGGAATGGAGAAGTCAGTAGTTGAGGGGATAGGGGTCCAGCCACCATGGGCAAGCGGTCCACCCCAGGTAACACAGGCAGGGAAGCTTGGCCTGCAATAGCTGCACCTGTGGCCCTGGCAGCCTCTTCCTCAGGCTGCATGCTGCCAGCAATACCGTTACTGTTGGCTGCCAAGGCTGCCCCGTTGGTCATGTCCAAAGGGAAGCCCAAGTCAGAGGTCCCAGGAGGGCGAAAGAGCATGATATCAGCCCGGGCAGGGGGCACCAGGATCTGCACGTTGGATTGTTTGATGACTTCCTGGCAGATCTCGATGACCGACCTCATCAGCAGGAACTTGGCGGCCGTCATGAGCTCAGGGAAGCTCTCTAGGCGCACTACAATTCGGGACGTGTAAGCGAAGTCCAGGATGTCTCCGAACACTTTGGAACTGATGGTGTGCATCTCCAGCTCGCGGCTGCCTCCAGTTCCGCCGCCCGGAGCCGCCGCCGCGCCTCCTACATCAGCAGGACCCCCGTCTGCACCTCCGCCGTCGCCCAACTGGGCGCTGAACACAGACTCAAAGTACTCGCTGCAGGCAGCTAGTACGGCGCGGTGCGCCGGGAAGCTCTCGTCGCCCACCCGTAGGAGCACGTCGCAAAAGCGCCCGCCGTTTTTGCGTTGCTGGTTCAGGTTGTGCAGCATCTCCGTACTGTGTCTGCTCACCTGGTAGGTGTAGCAGCCCGACGGGCCACAGGAAGCGTCGTTGACCCGCTCCATGGCCGCTGCCCCCTCCCCGCTAGCCGGGCCGGGCACCCGCCGGTCCCCAGTCCCTTCCCCTAGGCAGCGACGCCTGGCTCAGCGGACAAGTCACACTCCCCGCACGTGCGGCCCGGGGCTCGGTAGTCCTCGCAGGTGCGCCCAGCGCACACGCCCCCTGCCCGAATCAGAACGTCTAGACCCAGCGGTGCACTGCCCCCCACAtagccaccccaccccctgccggACACGGCGCTGCACTCACACTCTCCGCCTGCCCGCCTCCCTTTCTCGGTCTACCTTCCAGGGGGCAAACCAACGAAGAGGTGCGCCCCTCCTGCAAACGCGGCCGCCACCTCCCCTCCCGCCCGCCAGGCGGCGCCGGCGCGCAGCCAaaaggcgcgcgcgcgcgcagggaggaggaggggtccGCCGCGCAAGCGCAAGCGCGTGCTCCGAGGCTTTTCCCGGGCCCACTGGGGGCGCGCGTTGCGTCCCCTGCAAAGCGCGAGCCGGGGCGGGGGCTCCGGAGCAAAGGAAACAAAAGGCGAAGGCGAAAGCGGCGGTCGGCGCGCACGGGGGCGGTGGCGTAGGCTGGGTCTTGGAGCCCGGCGAAGGCGGCGGCCGAAGCGAGTGGGTGGCAGCGGCAGGGTGGGCCCTTCCCCAGGCCAGGCACGGGTGGCGGCGGAGCGGCGGCGCTGCGGCCCCAGGCTCCGTGCGTTCGGAACGGAGGAAAGATGGCAGCGGCTGCACTTCCTCTTGCACTTTCACCCctggggggaggagaaggagggggcgATAccaacaacacccccccccagcttgcagaaagaaaaaaaagcagcaggCTCGGCGTGGGGGGTCTCGGTGGCCCTGGCCCAGCAGCACGTGCGCACCGGGCTCCCTAGCCTGGGCCGCCTAGCGCCGCAAACTTTCCACTTTCTTTGTGCCGAGCAACCCCCCCTCACCCAGCGGAGGATGCACGTCCCCCCATTCCCTATTTATACACCCCCCCCCTGCAGCTCCGCTCCCCCCCCGCTTCCtgcccccccactccccagctcCGCCAATACTAGCGCAGCCTGAGCCCCCGCCTCCCCACCCCGCCCGCGGGGCCGGGGGCTGCAGAGTCAGCCCCCCCACCCCGACCCCGACCAATACGATCCGAGTGCCGAGCCAGCAAACCAGCTACAGCAGCCCCTCCGCTGCCCGCCCAGAGTGTAGCGAACGTGCGGGAGGGGCAGTCAGAGCGTGCGGATCTGAGCCCCCCCAGCCTGCCTTGCGCACCCGCAGGTCGGGCGGGCATCAGCACCCTGCCTAGCTCTCCTTTGATGGCCGATTTCCCTAGAAGTCGGCTGCGACCTCCTCCCGCTCTGCAGCCCTAAGGAGGACGCGGGGTCCCGGCCCGACGCCGGCGGAACCTTCTGCCCGCCTCATACTGACCAAGGCAAATGGCCTGCACGTCTGGATAACTAGGGAAATAGGTCGTTTTCCCCACACACCACTCCTTGGGCTTTGTGCCCCAGGGAGCGTGAAGTCGCCTGCTCAGAGAAGCGACCGAATGATGGCGATGAACAAGATGGACAAAATCAGCGGCCCCTGTACGTTCCAGTAGTTTTGAGGGAAAGTAGGGAACCCGAGGATGGAGAAGTGCCCTCGATCTTCCCCAAGCCAGAAGCATGCCTAGCGCCTCCCGCCCTATAAAATGCCAGGCACTCTGACCACGGACCCTGCGGCCAGGCCTGAGCGCTTTGTCCGTGGCCCGCCTGAGGATGCTACCAGACGAGGGTTGGACACGGAGGTTCGTCTGCTGGGGCCGCCGCGGAACCATTGGGCTCAGAGCCTGAGACTGTAGGCAAGGCACGTGTACGGCGCGAAGTTCCCACAGTTGCAAGAGGAGCGAAGTACGCCTTCCAAACTTTACACGGTTCCAAACTGAGCGCTTCCATTAAATGAAGCGGTGTGTGCGGAAAAGCATTCTGGGTATTAGCATGCAAATGAACAGGCTAGGCTTTAAACTCGGCTTGGCTCGAGGTTCCCACCATCGTGTGCCTAGCTTGCGCCTAGCCATGCGCTCACTGTGGCTTCTCTGCGTGGCACTTTAAGAGGACGCTAGTTCAAATCCTAGACCTGAACTCTCTGGTTGTGTCTTGGTGCCAGTTACTTGGCTTCTGTGAGCCAGTTTTGTAACCTGTACACTGGACAAAGCAACATTTCTCTGAAGAATTGAGAATTCACCCTCAGACAGTACATTCCAGACTTAGCTGGAGAAAATGATGGATAAGACTTGAGGAAAATTCCCTGGCCATAAAGGAAGATCTGCCCTCTTAAAACCAAATCCTGTGTTAACAGCAAGCTAATTAGTGCCTTAATCTCTCGGTCCCCAGCATTTTGGAAGCAGATTCTGGGAACTAGAAGTTTTTGTGTTCAACTATGCTTGCTGTTGAAGGTTCCAAGACAGCATACATCTAGTGTGTTCTAGGGCCCTGTTCTTTCCCAGGCTAGGGGGGCTGGGGAGCAGAAAGAAGAGGGTCTTATTACTCAGTGTCCACTGTACTTACATCTCCCCAGGTTAGATGTGCATGTTTCCTTTTATACCAGAGAAAGTGGAAAAGtgagtgacttgcccaaggccacCCTGTCAGGAGTCAATCCAACTGTGGGTCGTCCTCGCCAGGGGTCTGAATCCCGTTAGTGGCTCTTATGAGACAGACAGTAgcctatgcttagaaaactggatgctgccaggcggtggtggcacacccctttaatcccatcacttgggaggcagaggcaggtggatctctgaattcgaggccagcctggtctacagagcgagttgcaGGAGGGCCAAGGACAGcgtgggctacacagagaaaccctgtcttgggggggaggggagaggggagaaaactGGATGCCATAACTAGCTGCGTTCCAGAGGGTTCACCTTGCAAAGTGGAATTCACAGGGCTCATCACCCAGAGTGCTCTAAGGAAAACAAGGGACACACAGCCCCGTTTGTTTTGCAAATACTGATGCTGGAGTAAGCCTAGTGACTCAGGACCCCACCGTGGAGAAGTAGCTAGAGGCAGATGAAGATACCGTGTTGACCCCAGAGCATTTTCATGCATGTCACCGTGGCGGTGCTTAGGCAGGAGCCAGAGTTTTTCCACAGCTCTGTTCTCCATCTTGCCCATCTCTTGGGCCCACAGGCATCTGTTCTCTAACTTTAGGCTTCCAGATGTGTTTATAGGATCTCCACACACAGCTTAGACTGGCCTAGAGCTTGCGAtgtccctgccttggcttcctgtgtgctgcagtTGCAGCATATACCACCCTGCCCAGTTCCTGTACTTAACCTTCCACCGTGGCTGCACTTTCACATCTCCACCACACATACCTTTTCGTCAATAATCTTAAAGCTTGTCAAACCTCCCCTCTTATGAGTGAGCAAGCTGAGGCTCAGAGGGGTTAAATAACTTGTCCAAGATGACACGTCCGGGTCCAGACTAGAGCCTCCCATCCTTTACAGCTGACCTACCTGAGCATTCACTGATTGGCTTAACAAGCCTGCCCAGTGAACAACTGAGATAACTGTGATGATCTTTTCCCCTCCACATCTGTTGTCAGAGCCTATCGCCTGCTTCCCAGTTTCTAGGCTACACCttgcagagaagcagagctcacagTCCCTGAGTCTGCCTCCTGCTGCTGGCCTGTTGGACCTTCTTCGGTTGCCATGGAAACTGTGTACCTCAGTTTTGGCTCCTCACCAGCTGGATAGCAAACTGAAGAGCATCATTGTCTCTCAGGCTAAGCAGAGCTGTCgaggtcattcattcattcattcgatTGGTATTGATTGAGCACCTACTAAGCGCCAgacttcctttgttttgttttgtggggtttttagATGCTGGAGAATACAGTAGTAAACAAACTAGACTTAAGACCTTGCCACCAAGAATTCCAAAGCCCGGAG from Peromyscus eremicus chromosome 10, PerEre_H2_v1, whole genome shotgun sequence encodes:
- the Patz1 gene encoding POZ-, AT hook-, and zinc finger-containing protein 1 isoform X4 — its product is MERVNDASCGPSGCYTYQVSRHSTEMLHNLNQQRKNGGRFCDVLLRVGDESFPAHRAVLAACSEYFESVFSAQLGDGGGADGGPADVGGAAAAPGGGTGGSRELEMHTISSKVFGDILDFAYTSRIVVRLESFPELMTAAKFLLMRSVIEICQEVIKQSNVQILVPPARADIMLFRPPGTSDLGFPLDMTNGAALAANSNGIAGSMQPEEEAARATGAAIAGQASLPVLPGVDRLPMVAGPLSPQLLTSPFPNVASSAPPLSGKRGRGRPRKANLLDSMFGSPGGLREAGILPCGLCGKVFTDANRLRQHEAQHGVTSLQLGYIDLPPPRLGENGLPISEDPDGPRKRSRTRKQVACEICGKIFRDVYHLNRHKLSHSGEKPYSCPVCGLRFKRKDRMSYHVRSHDGSVGKPYICQSCGKGFSRPDHLNGHIKQVHTSERPHKCQVWVGSSSGLPPLEPLPSDLPSWDFAQPALWRSSHSVPDTAFSLSLKKSFPAIENLSPAHSSNALFCPAPPAYLRQGWTTPEGSRAFTQWPVG
- the Patz1 gene encoding POZ-, AT hook-, and zinc finger-containing protein 1 isoform X3, which encodes MERVNDASCGPSGCYTYQVSRHSTEMLHNLNQQRKNGGRFCDVLLRVGDESFPAHRAVLAACSEYFESVFSAQLGDGGGADGGPADVGGAAAAPGGGTGGSRELEMHTISSKVFGDILDFAYTSRIVVRLESFPELMTAAKFLLMRSVIEICQEVIKQSNVQILVPPARADIMLFRPPGTSDLGFPLDMTNGAALAANSNGIAGSMQPEEEAARATGAAIAGQASLPVLPGVDRLPMVAGPLSPQLLTSPFPNVASSAPPLSGKRGRGRPRKANLLDSMFGSPGGLREAGILPCGLCGKVFTDANRLRQHEAQHGVTSLQLGYIDLPPPRLGENGLPISEDPDGPRKRSRTRKQVACEICGKIFRDVYHLNRHKLSHSGEKPYSCPVCGLRFKRKDRMSYHVRSHDGSVGKPYICQSCGKGFSRPDHLNGHIKQVHTSERPHKCQTCNASFATRDRLRSHLACHEDKVPCQVCGKYLRAAYMADHLKKHSEGPSNFCSICNRGLQAPGTHPEWGSSVPLRQDLWQQRRPEMLTSGSD
- the Patz1 gene encoding POZ-, AT hook-, and zinc finger-containing protein 1 isoform X2; this encodes MERVNDASCGPSGCYTYQVSRHSTEMLHNLNQQRKNGGRFCDVLLRVGDESFPAHRAVLAACSEYFESVFSAQLGDGGGADGGPADVGGAAAAPGGGTGGSRELEMHTISSKVFGDILDFAYTSRIVVRLESFPELMTAAKFLLMRSVIEICQEVIKQSNVQILVPPARADIMLFRPPGTSDLGFPLDMTNGAALAANSNGIAGSMQPEEEAARATGAAIAGQASLPVLPGVDRLPMVAGPLSPQLLTSPFPNVASSAPPLSGKRGRGRPRKANLLDSMFGSPGGLREAGILPCGLCGKVFTDANRLRQHEAQHGVTSLQLGYIDLPPPRLGENGLPISEDPDGPRKRSRTRKQVACEICGKIFRDVYHLNRHKLSHSGEKPYSCPVCGLRFKRKDRMSYHVRSHDGSVGKPYICQSCGKGFSRPDHLNGHIKQVHTSERPHKCQTCNASFATRDRLRSHLACHEDKVPCQVCGKYLRAAYMADHLKKHSEGPSNFCSICNREGQKCSHQDLIESSDSYGDLSDASDLKTPEKQSANGSFSCDMAVPKNKMESDGEKKYPCPECGSFFRSKSYLNKHIQKVHVRALGGPLGDLGPALGSPFSPQQNMSLLESFGFQIVQSAFASSLVDPEVDQQPMGPEGK
- the Patz1 gene encoding POZ-, AT hook-, and zinc finger-containing protein 1 isoform X5 codes for the protein MERVNDASCGPSGCYTYQVSRHSTEMLHNLNQQRKNGGRFCDVLLRVGDESFPAHRAVLAACSEYFESVFSAQLGDGGGADGGPADVGGAAAAPGGGTGGSRELEMHTISSKVFGDILDFAYTSRIVVRLESFPELMTAAKFLLMRSVIEICQEVIKQSNVQILVPPARADIMLFRPPGTSDLGFPLDMTNGAALAANSNGIAGSMQPEEEAARATGAAIAGQASLPVLPGVDRLPMVAGPLSPQLLTSPFPNVASSAPPLSGKRGRGRPRKANLLDSMFGSPGGLREAGILPCGLCGKVFTDANRLRQHEAQHGVTSLQLGYIDLPPPRLGENGLPISEDPDGPRKRSRTRKQVACEICGKIFRDVYHLNRHKLSHSGEKPYSCPVCGLRFKRKDRMSYHVRSHDGSVGKPYICQSCGKGFSRPDHLNGHIKQVHTSERPHKCQVWVGSSSGLPPLEPLPSDLPSWDFAQPALWRPAMPLLLLETACAPTWPVTKTRYPARCVGSTCEQRTWQTT
- the Patz1 gene encoding POZ-, AT hook-, and zinc finger-containing protein 1 isoform X1, which codes for MERVNDASCGPSGCYTYQVSRHSTEMLHNLNQQRKNGGRFCDVLLRVGDESFPAHRAVLAACSEYFESVFSAQLGDGGGADGGPADVGGAAAAPGGGTGGSRELEMHTISSKVFGDILDFAYTSRIVVRLESFPELMTAAKFLLMRSVIEICQEVIKQSNVQILVPPARADIMLFRPPGTSDLGFPLDMTNGAALAANSNGIAGSMQPEEEAARATGAAIAGQASLPVLPGVDRLPMVAGPLSPQLLTSPFPNVASSAPPLSGKRGRGRPRKANLLDSMFGSPGGLREAGILPCGLCGKVFTDANRLRQHEAQHGVTSLQLGYIDLPPPRLGENGLPISEDPDGPRKRSRTRKQVACEICGKIFRDVYHLNRHKLSHSGEKPYSCPVCGLRFKRKDRMSYHVRSHDGSVGKPYICQSCGKGFSRPDHLNGHIKQVHTSERPHKCQTCNASFATRDRLRSHLACHEDKVPCQVCGKYLRAAYMADHLKKHSEGPSNFCSICNRGFSSASYLKVHVKTHHGVPLPQVSRHQEPILNGGAAFHCARTYGNKEGQKCSHQDLIESSDSYGDLSDASDLKTPEKQSANGSFSCDMAVPKNKMESDGEKKYPCPECGSFFRSKSYLNKHIQKVHVRALGGPLGDLGPALGSPFSPQQNMSLLESFGFQIVQSAFASSLVDPEVDQQPMGPEGK